The genomic interval CTCGAACAGTGCAGTTCTTCCTCCTCGCTGTTAGATTCACTCTAAGGTTGCATGCTGTTCTGTTAGGTCAAATGCAGTCAGAGCATAAGAACAATTCTGCtttccactttgcttcttaatataaataatataattcACTAAGTGTTTTGATCTACTGTATATCGCAAGTCAAATTGCAATCGCAATATTTGGTCCGAAAAATGACTGTTTTATCAAATTTCTTTGCCATTATCATGCAGCACTACTCTGCGTCAAGCAGTCTGAACCTCTTGTCCAACGCCAAACCGTTCCCTTGACTCAATCTTATATCTCACTCTTTTGGATCTTAAAAAACGGGAAAAGTGTGCAACCTCCCAGAATCCACTTAGTCTACTGCTGGTTCTACCTTTCGATAGAGGCCCGATCCTGAGATGATCGTCTCTATCTCAGCCGTGTGCAGTCAACATCCTCTGTCACGCGCAAAGACGAGGTGTGCTCATCCACCGTCTTTCCCGCTGCACATTTGACAGACTTCCAGCGCAGCCTGGTCACTGTCCGCATGCACTTGGCGTTGTTGCGGACGCTCACGAAACACAGCGTGTTGATGACCCCGTTGCTCATGGCGACGCACTCGATAATGTAAAAGGCCACCAGGGAGTTCCTGTCCCTGGAGATCAGGGTGGGGTGGAAGTCCCGCACCAGTGTGAAGCCGTAGTACGGTGCCCAGCAGAGCACGTAGGCAGCCAGCACCAGAATCAGCACCACCACCATCCTCCGACGTTTGTGCAGCCGCTTCCGGATCTGCTCTGTCTGGAAGCCGGGCACGCTCTTGAACCACAGCTCCCGCAAGATCCTGGCGTAGCACACCGCCATGATGGCCACGGGCCCGGCGAACTGCAGGGCGAAGATGAAGAGGAAGTAGGAGCGGTAGTAGAGCTGGTGGTCCACAGGCCAGATCTGGGCGCAGAAGGTCTTGTGGCTCTGACTGGAGATGCGCGGGTATGTGGTCTCGGACGCAAAGTAGGCAGAGGGGACGGAGATGACGATGGGTACGATCCACACGCCCAGGATCAGGCTGTAGGCCGTCTGGTACTTCATGCGAGGCTTCATAGGGTGGACGATGGCCATGTACCTGGGAACACAAGGAAAAGACAGACAATGCATAGAAACCAGTTGGAAGTTTTGAATTATGAGTGTCAAGGGGTTTTATGTCAAGCTTTAATGCCAGGGAGTTGGAAAGACCAAGTGATCTCTCTGAGGATATTGAATGATCTTGGATGTTCTTGGACGATCTTATAAAATCTGTCACAATGTAGAAGAACTTAATTTTTGGGACTGTAAACTAGGGTAAATTATTAATATCTAGAACCTGAAGTTATACTATGTAGCTTAGCGTCTCTTGGCTTCCTAGCAAACTCTGCACATAGCAATAATGGGGAATTTGGAAATTCCTTAACATTTTGAGATGATGGGAGATTATCCATCTTCATAAATAGCTATTTTTACATAATTGGGCATGTCAGCAATGATTTATGGGAGCACGTAGCCTTGTCCAAGTAACTTCCTCCTATATGATCCTAAAAGGGCAGTGTGATAGGACTAACTTAAAGCAGGTGATGGATTTTCGGTGGGCAACCCATTGGTGTTGCTCAATTGCTCTTACTTCACTGGGAATGTTATGTTACCACAGAACATGGCTATCTGTCATTGTTATAAAACAAATACTTCGCTATATCATATCTTAGTTACTCTGGATAACGATGTATATTCCTATTCATGCATTCAATGTGCATTCTGTGATGACAGTAAGGTGATTTTCTTATCTAGGTTAAGTTTGTGGAACCTTTTTTTGGTCATGATTAATTTGACTTCATTATTTTGGAGGGAAATTAACAGAATGATGCCACTTTGAAAACTTTGTTTCAACTGGCTTTTGGTCTAGTTTAGAGTGAAATGAAAATAGGTAAATTGATGTGATGAAAGCAGATTAACTGTCACACTCATGTTCAAAGGTTTTCAGTCTATGTTTGCTGGCATGTATCGTgagcagtaacaggacccagaacagcttcttcccccaagccagaagactgctaaatagttaaatagttaaacaAATAGCTAGCAGGCCTATCTGCATTGACCTTTTTTTGCACTAacctttttgactcatcacatatgctgatTCTAccgtttattatctgtcactttattcctagttatatgtacatacataTAGTATATGTacaaaggattcagaccccttccccttttccacattttgttattctaaaatggattaaatcaattgtttccctcatcaatctacacacaataccccataatgacaaagcgaaaacaagtttttagaaatgtttgctaattttttaaagataaaaaaacagaaataacctatttacataagtgttcagaccctttgctatgagacttgaaattgagctctggtgcatcctgtttccattgatcatccttgagatgtttctacaacttgattggagtccacctgtggtaaattcaaatttggaaaggcacacacatgtcatgatttggaaaggcacacatgtctatatacagtaaggtcccacagttgacagtgcatgtcagagcaaaaaccaagccatgatgtccgagacaggattgtgttgaggcacagatctagggaagggtaccaaaaaatgtctgcagcattgaaggtcctcaagaacacagtggcctccgtcattcttaaatggaagaagtttggaaccaccaagactctttctagagctggctgccccgtcaaactgagcaatcggggagaagggccttggtcagggaggtgaccaagaacccgatggtcactctgacagagctccagagttcctctgtggagataggagaaccttccagaaggacaaccatctctgcagcaatccaccaatcaggcctaaaaactctcagaccatgagaaaaagattctctggtctgatgaaaccaagactgaaatctttggcctaaatgccaagcgtcacatctggaggaaacctggcaccatccctatggtgaagcacggggtggcagcatcatgccgtggggatgtttttcagcggcagggactgggagactagtcaggattgagggaaagaggaacggagcaaagtacagagagatccttgatggaaacctgctccagagcgctcaggacctcagactggggcgaaggttcaccttccaacaggacaatgacccaagcacacagccaagacaatgcaggagtggcttcgacaCAAGTCTttgattgtccttgagtggcccagccagagcctggacttgaacccgatcgaacatctctggagacctgaaaatagctatgcagcgacgctccccatccaacatgacagagcttgagaggatctgcagagaagaatgggagaaactccccaaataaaggtgtgccaagcttgtagcgtcatacccacgaagactcgaggctgtaatccctgccacatgtgcttcaacaaggtactgagtaaaggttctgaatacttatgtaaatgtgatatttcataaatgttttatacctttgcaaaaatgtttaaaaaaaactgttttcgctttttcattatggggtattgtgtgtagattgatgagggaaaacatttttttaatacattttagaataaggttgtaacgtaacaaaatgtggaaaaagtcaaggggtctgaatacttcccgaatgcactttatctacctcaattacctcgtacccctgcacatcgactcggtactggtacccgtatagccaagttatcgttactcattgtgtatttattgcttttattattacatgttttacttttctagTATTTCTCTGTTTTCCATCTCCCTGCATTGTTTGGAAAGTGCCCATAAGTaagggaaagagaaagggggatacctagtcagtagtacaactgaatgccttcaactgaaatgtgtcttccgcatttaacccaacccctctgaatcagagaggtgcggggggctgccttaatagaCAActacgtcttcggcgcccggggaaaaGTGGGCATttcactgtttgtctacacctgttgtttacaaagcacgCGACatatacgatttgatttgatgttgcaTGCATGTATTTTTACGTAAACTGTTTACAACCACCTAAAAAAAAATAGGACTCTCATTGCCATGCACAcgtcacgcatacacacacagagaggcttATGAGGGAGCACAAACATGGCAAATATCATCCTGTCACACCCACGGTTGAAGATGGGCACTGCTGCACACATCAGTGTTGGCCTGAGGATATGAGAGCACTGAACATGTGTGTGGGTTGACATTGTAACTATTCAGGGTTACAATATAGGATATGttgttattaataataataattgatagCATTTATATATTTCCTTATGCTCAAAGtgcgtatatactgtattattacATGTTGCTAGGAAAGTAGGTAAAATATGTGTCCCCTGAGATGTTTATAGCTGTACATTATAGGTTTTATGAGAAATATAAAAAGTTCACAAGGAGGAGATATGGACTTGAAATTGACCCCCAAAAAATATCAGATGAAGATTTAGTTGACAGAATGGTAATAGTGGGATTAATTTTCTGTTGTGTGAATATGGATAAACTGTTTGCTATGTTCTGTGACTGCGAGGGATGAACCTACAAACGCCTCACCCACCTGTCCACTGCGATTGCCAGGAGCGCGTTGGTGGACACATACAGGGACACCGTGCGTAAATAGTTGATTGAGGCGCACAGGACAAGCCCATGGTCCCATGACAGCTGCTTCACCACATAGTAATCCAACAGAAACGGACAGCACACTACAGCCACCAGAATATCCGACACGGCCAAATTAGCAATGAGGAGATTGGTGAGGTTACGGAGTTTTTTGTAGCGCGCCAGAGAGGCAATGAACAGACAGTTGCCAATGCCACAGACTAATATGATACAGACCAGGACCATGGCTATGACAATGGTGGCCACAAAAAACGCACAGCTCTGCGTTGTATCGGGTATCTCCTCCCGTGGAACTCCATAGTCCAGTTCGTAGCTGGCATTGAAAGAGTCAGGACAATTCTCCGGCAGGTCTTGCGTCATGGAGAAGCTGCTGTTATTGTGACATTCACCCATGTTGGATTAACATATCCAACCAAGGTTAACTGCAAGGCAAATCACAACGATGTTATTTTGGTTTAATAAAAACAAATGTGAAATTCAATTGGTTTGCATTCTAGCCTGCCTACACAAGGGAGAAATGCCAGTAAAAGTACAACAAATCAATCATAAACACCAACTAAACCTTTAGGGTAATGTATGTTTCCCAGGAGATATCCCCTATATGCTAAAATTATAACTACATCCATAATTTACACATAATGACTTTTTCCTAACTTTGCAGTAAAAAAAGTAGTAAGAAAATGATGCCTGGATTTTAATACCGCTTCCCATTCACTGCCCCCCTTTGAATGTGTGTAGAAGGTTTAGCATAGGGATCTTACAATGACACAGTGGCACAACGTTTTAGGTGGCACCGTATTTTAACATCAGTGATGTAATAAATCCGTTGGGAGGGagaagatgatgatgtgcaacaACATTTCTCAGATGTTGAGGAAACCAAATGTGGATGCACTGACATTTTAAAGACCACACAATCGTGTGTTCCTTAATTTGCTTGAGTTTTAAAGCATGAGGTAGGCCTATGCCGTGTTCCTCGTGTCAGACGGAATCAAAATGTTTTAGAGTGATCCCAAATCCAAGGTATCTAAAATAGGTTACCAGTTGCTTTTCCATATTTATTTCATCATAATCGATCTGAATACGAAAAACATATTTGCAGACTAAATTAATTCAAATACGTTTTGTTATTTAAATAAAGTAGCCTATTTGATCCGTTCAATTGATATGTTCAAACTTTGAGAGTCGACAAAACTGTGAAAGTGCTAAAATAGTTGAGACCAGAGAAATATTCTATCACACTTACCAAAACTTCAGCGAGAAGTGACTTTCCTTTTCATATTAAAGCGCCGCGTATTCTATGGAAAAATAACATTGAGGCCGCGCGGATGCGCTCTTTCCATTCCTGCAAGGAGAATGGGCTCAAGTTGGAATCGGCAGTTGGGTATTATCTCCGTTGTTTTAGACTGTAACCCTCCTTTCCCCCTCTAGTGGCAATGACATGCTATTCAGTCAGTGCGCGCACCACTCTCCAACCACcgtgcactgagtgtacaaaacattagcaacACCGTCCAATTATTGAGTTGCCCCCTtagacgttttcacttcacaataacacttacagttgaccggggcaggtctggcagggcagaaatttgaccaactgacttgttggaaaggtggcatcctatgacggtgccacgttgaaagtcactgagttcttcagtttggttcattctactgccaatgttcgtttatagagattgcatggctgtatgccCGATTTGATACACCTTTCAATAAACGGGTGTGgcagaaatagccgaatccactaattcgatccactaatttcaagggatgtccacatacttgtgtatatatagtgtgttcttGTCCTCTTCTTGGTTGATTTAGGGGGCATCTTATAGaacaaattgaaataaattatttaaatCAGTAATAACCATAGTAAGTCACATAATTAGACAACAAAATCACTCAATCTTCCTAACATAATACAACATGCAATGGTCTTATTTAGCAAATAGGTGTTCAATTTCAACTTAACCATGATCATATATGTAATTTGTGTCTTTTCGGGTCTGAAGGTAAGTAAAACTGTATGAGCTAATACATTTTGTCATTACCACCACATTCTGTCCTTACCATTACAGTTCTTTATGTGCTGGTAATGAGGTGCGGTGGGAATGACATTTTCACAGTATTTGGTCATAAATACCAGGGATTCTAGCATGCTAACTCCAGTTGAACAGCTAGCATACAATGTATCCCAAATACACATAATTAAAACATAATTTCTAAAATCTAACATCATTTGATGTAATTATAGCCAATTTGCTAATGACATACAATATTATCTCAAGTCATATTTACCTTTATTTTTCAATACTTTCCTGGCATCAAAATTGGAATTCCCCTCCATGACGTCCATGTGCGCCACTGTCACTATTCATATCCATGGTAACCAAGTACACAAACTTTTGAAAAAAGGTTATTATCATGTAATTTGCTTGTCTTGGTAGTAATAACACAATACTTAGAAAGGACTgtgttttgtatttaaaaaaaagtatcaaATGGCTTATGCACATCTAATATGTATATTAGTTTCCATTtattatacttaaaaaaaaactGGTACATTAAATATTTTGTCATTATCAAGACTTTTGCACGTGTAATACATCGAAGAATGTCAAAAGTACGTGTGTGAGACAGGACAAAAACAGTGCAAAACAGTTGAAATCCAGACATGAAATCCTTTAGAAAATGACATTTTAGAAACATTTTGAAAGCTGAAAAATAAAGGTTGAGTTTATTTTAGTCTGTACTTAATggctgtacattttttttttaaacgacatGAACATTTTATCTTAAAAATCGAACCCTGAGACACACGTATTTGCTAAATCGCCCATTATATAATTGTGTTAAATGGCATTTACTCATCTAGAAAGCGCTTTCAAATAACTACAAAATactattttttgtgtgtgtattatgACCTTGGAAATAGTATATGGCAATAGAGCAGGCTACAGTTGAACAGGAACTGTCTTCAACCATATGTTTTATAAACCTTCTTGATGTGTTCACACTTCTATCTGTGAGTGACTACAGCAAGATGAGTGTTTCCCCTGGTACTTCTATCTGTGAGTGACTACAGCAAGATGAGTGTTTCCCCTGGTACTTCTATCTGTGAGTGAATACAGCAAGATGAGTGTTTCCCCTGGTACTTCTATCTGTGAGTGAATACAGCAAGATGAGTGTTTCCCCTGGTACTTCTATCTGTGAGTGACTACAGCAAGATGAGTGTTTCCCCTGGTACTTCTATCTGTGAGTGAATACAGCAAGATGAGTGTTTCCCCTGATACTTCTATCTGTGAGTGACTACAGCAAGATGAGTGTTTCCCCTGGTACTTCTATCTGTGAGTGAATACAGCAAGATGAGTGTTTCCCCTGATACTTCTATCTGTGAGTGAATACAGCAAGATGAGTGTTTCCCCTGATACTTCTATCTGTGAGTGAATACAGCAAGATGAGTGTTTCCCCTGATACTTCTATCTGTGAGTGAATACAGCAAGATGAGTGTTTCCCCTGGTACTTCTATCTGTGAGTGAATACAGCAAGATGAGTGTTTCCCCTGGTACTTCTATCTGTGAGTGAATACAGCAAGATGAGTGTTTCCCCTGATACTTCTATCTGTGAGTGACTACAGCAAGATGAGTGTTTCCCCTGATACTTCTATCTGTGAGTGAATACAGCAAGATGAGTGTTTCCCCTGATACTTCTATCTGTGAGTGAATACAGCAAGATGAGTGTTTCCCCTGATACTTCTATCTGTGAGTGAATACAGCAAGATGAGTGTTTCCCCTGATACTTCTATCTGTGAGTGAATACAGCAAGATGAGTGTTTCCCCTGATACTTCTATCTGTGAGTGAATACAGCAAGATGAGTGTTTCCCCTGATACTTCTATCTGTGAGTGAATACAGCAAGATGAGTGTTTCCCCTGATACTTCTATCTGTGAGTGACTACAGCAAGATGAGTGTTTCCCCTGATACTTCTATCTGTGAGTGAATACAGCAAGATGAGTGTTTCCCCTGATATTTCTATCTGTGAGTGAATACAGCAAGATTAGTGTTTCCCCTGATACTTCTATCTGTGAGTGAATACAGCAAGATGAGTGTTTCCCCTGGTATTTGAATTGCGCTTGCGGCAGTAGAACAGTCTATACAAACAACCATGGTTAGTGTCATCTGGACAAATGGACGGAATGTTCTGCATGGAAATAAATCACATCCTTCATGTgcaatgaacaaaaaatataaacacaacatgcaacgaTTTCAAAGATTTcaccgagttacagttcatgcaaggaaatctgtcaattgaaataaattcattaggccctaatcaatgcacttcacatgactgggaatacagatatgcatctgttagtcacagatacagtggggcaaaaaagtatttagtcagccaccaattgtgcaagttctcccacttaaaaagatgagagaggcctgtaattttcatcatatgtacacttcaactatgacagacgaaatgagaaaaaaattccagaaaatcacattttttatgaatttatttgcaaattatggtggaaaataagtatttggtcacctacaaacaagcaagatttctggctctcacagacctgtaacttcttctttaagaggcttctctgtcctccactcgttacctgtattaatggcacctgtttgaacttgttatcagtataaaagacacctgtccacaacctcaaacagtcacactccaaactccactatggccaagaccaaagagctgtcaaaggacaccagaaacaaaattgtagacctgcaccaggctgggaagactgcatctgcaataggtaagcagcttggtttgaagaaatcaactgtgggagcaattattaggaaatggaagacatacaagaccactgataatctccctcaatctggggctccacgcaagatctcaccccgtggggtcaaaatgatcacaagaacggtgagcaaaaatcacagaaccacacgggggcacctagtgaatgacctgcagagagctgggaccaaagtaacaaagcctaccatcagtaacacactacgccgccagggactcaaatcctgcagtgccagacgtgtccccctgcttaagccagtacatgtccaggcccgtctgaagtttgctagagagtatttggatgatccagaagaagattgggagaatgtcatatggtcagatgaaaccaaaatataactttttggtaaaaactcaactcggcgtgtttggaggacaaagaatgctgagttgcatccaaagaacaccatacctactgtgaagcatgggggtggaaacatcatgctttggggctgtttttctgcaaagggaccatgtatcagcaagggcattgaagatgaaacgtggctgggtctttcagcatgacaatgatcccaaacacaccgcccgggcaacgaaggagtggcttcgtaagaagcatttcaaggtcctggagtggcctagccagtctccagatctcaaccacatagaaaatctttggagggatttgaaagtccgtgttgcccagcaacagccccaaaacatcactgctctagaggagatctgcatggaggaatgggccaaaataccagcaacagtgtgtgaaaaccttgtgaagacttacagaaaacgtttgacctctgtcattgccaacaaattgtatataacaaagtattgagataaacttttgttattgaccaaatacttattttccaccataatttgcaaataaattcattaaaaatcctacaatgtgattttctggattttttttcctcattttgtctgtcatatttgaagtgtacctatgatgaaaattacaggcctctctcatctttttaagtgggagaacttgcacaattggtggctgactaaatactttttttgccccactgtacctttaaaaaaaagtatgggTGTGGATCCAGTTGTATGGTGTGACCACAATTTGCCTCATGCACACTGTCGGACACGTCGATCCAGATCATCTGAAACATGCTCTATGGGTGACATTTCTGGTGAGTAtccaggccatggaagaattgggacatttttAGCGACCAGGAATTGTGCACAGATCCTttcgacatggggccgtgcgttatcatgctgaaacatgaggtgatggcggcggatgaatgtaACGAcattgggcctcaggatctcgtcacggtatctctgtgcattcaaattgccatcaataaatgcaattgtgtttgttgtccgtagcttatgcctgcccataccataactccaccgccaccatggggttacacggggtctgcggttgtgagtccggttggacatactgccaaattctcttaaacgatgttggaggcggcttatggtagagaaattaatattcaattttctggcaacagctctggtggacattcctgcagtcagcatgccaattgcacactccctcaaaacttgagacaactgtggcattgtgttgtgtgacaaaactgcacatttaagagtggccttttattgtccccagcacaaggtgcacctgggtaaagatcgtgctgtttaatcagcttcttgaaatgccacacctgtcaggtggacggattatcttggcaaaggagaaatgctcactaaaagggatgtaaacatttctggtatcttttatttcgggtcaagaaacatgggaccaacaccttaCATGTGTTTATATTTATAAATGACATCCGGCTTAATTTAAGTGCACGTAGCCTTAACACAAATAGATGGATCCAAAGCACAAGGGATGTGTTCTGTCTGAAGTGGAGTCTCATTCAGAGAGGTTCAAGGCCATGGTACaatgggggaaggagggaggtgtgtagggAGGATGGGGGGAGCTGGTGGCGAAAAGAGGACTattgctctctttctcttctctctccttctctcgctctcccttctctttttctctctgctaGGTCAGAGAACGATAAAGGAGTGTGGTGAAAAGTACATGTActgctcttttctctctccctctctccctcttgcttctctctcgcttctctttctctctcaccttctctctctctccctctccttctctatctctctctctctctctcaatgtagaagtgtttagaaacatattttattcttatttacaataaaagtgactccaaaatagcacaatacattatttaccattaatttatattgggcacaaaatcatctgaaacacaaccaaaacaaatagGAAATGCATCCAataagtttgtagagtcacaagcatgatgtaatcattgtgtgctaaGACTTTGGGTCCAAATACTAAACGTTCGACTGctttaatacacatacagtataagtgaatttgtcccagtaCTTTTGCTCCCCttaaatggggggactatgtacaaaaagtgctttaatttctaaatggttcacccgatatggatgaaaataccctaaaattaaagctgacagtctgcactcaTAGTCATTgtgtcatttcaaatccaaagtattGGAATACAGagctaaaaaaacaaaacatttgtcactgtcccaatacttttggagctcactgtatataccTCTCGAACTCAATTCTtgaccttgaagccagttcca from Salvelinus alpinus chromosome 2, SLU_Salpinus.1, whole genome shotgun sequence carries:
- the LOC139568762 gene encoding prokineticin receptor 1-like, with protein sequence MGECHNNSSFSMTQDLPENCPDSFNASYELDYGVPREEIPDTTQSCAFFVATIVIAMVLVCIILVCGIGNCLFIASLARYKKLRNLTNLLIANLAVSDILVAVVCCPFLLDYYVVKQLSWDHGLVLCASINYLRTVSLYVSTNALLAIAVDRYMAIVHPMKPRMKYQTAYSLILGVWIVPIVISVPSAYFASETTYPRISSQSHKTFCAQIWPVDHQLYYRSYFLFIFALQFAGPVAIMAVCYARILRELWFKSVPGFQTEQIRKRLHKRRRMVVVLILVLAAYVLCWAPYYGFTLVRDFHPTLISRDRNSLVAFYIIECVAMSNGVINTLCFVSVRNNAKCMRTVTRLRWKSVKCAAGKTVDEHTSSLRVTEDVDCTRLR